The following proteins are co-located in the Hypomesus transpacificus isolate Combined female chromosome 23, fHypTra1, whole genome shotgun sequence genome:
- the nifk gene encoding MKI67 FHA domain-interacting nucleolar phosphoprotein, producing MTEGKGPATSKPAKQLLALDPSEEAEFKKKVQAVKKRPRKGHRLNPGVIYVGHIPVGLFETQLKSYFQQFGTVVRLRLARSKKTGGSKGYAFVEFECDEVAKIVAETMNNYLMGERLIKAHVVPPEKVHEKLFVGSQREFKKPKQPSVARYNQKHTPERVTKMAETLLKKETQLRKRLAEKGIEYDFPGFAAQVPPKKKSTEMNASTCSEDITPVCTPSFMERRKSTRVTDDDVDDEIVINATPAPKSRVRGEGEEDQEEDDSSEEGDYEHADDVEPLQGNEAPTEEEGAQ from the exons ATGACTGAAGGTAAAGGACCGGCGACTTCTAAGCCGGCAAAACAATTACTCGCTTTGGACCCGAGTGAAGAGGCTGAATTCAAGAAAAAAGTACAAGCCGTAAAGAAAAGACCCAGAAAG GGTCACCGTCTGAATCCAGGCGTAATCTATGTTGGACACATTCCCGTTGGTCTATTCGAGACTCAACTGAAATCATACTTTCAACAGTTTGGAACAGTTGTAAGGTTACGGCTTGCGAGGAGTAAAAAG ACAGGTGGGAGCAAAGGCTATGCATTTGTTGAGTTTGAATGTGATGAAGTGGCCAAGATTGTTGCAGAGACCATGAACAACTACCTTATGGGAGAAAGACTGATCAAAG CTCACGTGGTCCCCCCTGAGAAGGTGCATGAGAAGCTGTTTGTGGGCTCCCAGAGAGAGTTTAAGAAGCCAAAGCAGCCGTCTGTGGCTCGCTATAACCAGAAGCACACTCCAGAGAGAGTGACCAAGATGGCAGAGACGCTCCTGAAGAAGGAGACCCAGCTTCGCAAGAGACTGGCAGAGAAGGGCATAGAGTACGACTTCCCTGGATTC GCTGCCCAAGTGCCACCAAAGAAAAAGTCCACAGAAATGAATGCATCCACATGTAGTGAG GACATCACCCCAGTCTGCACCCCGTCTTTCATGGAAAGGAGGAAGTCCACAAGGGTTACAGATGACGATGTCGATGACGAAATCGTCATCAACGCCACACCTGCTCCCAAGTCTAGAGTCAGGGGCGAAGgcgaggaggaccaggaggaggacGACTCCTCAGAGGAGGGAGATTACGAGCACGCAGATGACGTGGAGCCCTTACAAGGAAACGAGGCACccacagaggaggaaggagcacAGTAG
- the si:dkey-219c10.4 gene encoding high affinity cGMP-specific 3',5'-cyclic phosphodiesterase 9A codes for MATKIIYFTVNGRPEQAEIPVDCPAQDVKDLFRSAAEAGPHDILKLYNPKGNIINISPRLESNSPNSCYKLEVVAADCNSVELAVALGFDLSSMEKRLQGLEKKILIEAGETPAVVYEMKRQVESFREKLESVEHLSWLGLFKELSEGTHKPSPFYHKRTLRKTREECEHVRDKFLQMSSLEVSEEVRQYLKTPTFDNWQWEDAEIMVLLQVMYTDLDFIATFNIEPEVLQQFLYEVYRRYNNIPFHNFKHCFCVTQMMYGLIWLTDLKSKIDSIDLLTMLTSAVCHDLDHTGYNNAYQINARTELALRYNDISPLENHHCAVAFEILEKTENNIFRNLTNEQYKRIREGIIKCILATDMTRHNEILNKFKSILSVFDFSIKDHRDVLMMIMIKVSDISNEARPMEVAEPWLDCLLQEFYNQSDMEKLEGLPVTPFMDREQVTKPSSQTGFIRFVLFPLFIELANLFPCLEQHIIDPVRKALDYYTEMEKALEREKLNRAQSDKAAKSKESPLNPSNTADSQADSRDTSKPATQ; via the exons ATGGCAACAAAAATAATCTACTTCACTGTGAATGGGCGACCAGAACAAGCAGAGATCCCAGTGGATTGCCCAGCACAAGATGTCAAAG ACCTGTTCCGCTCTGCAGCTGAGGCCGGACCCCACGACATCCTGAAGCTGTACAATCCAAAAGGCAACATCATCAACATCTCCCCTCGACTGGAGTCCAACAGCCCAAACTCCTGCTATAAGCTGGAAGTAGTGGCTGCCGACTGCAACA gtgtggaGCTTGCTGTGGCACTAGGATTTGATCTCTCCTCAATGGAGAAGAG GCTGCAGGGCTTGGAGAAGAAGATACTGATTGAGGCTGGTGAGACCCCTGCAGTAGTGTATGAGATGAAGAGACAGGTTGAATCGTTCAGAGAGAAACTTGAG AGTGTGGAACATTTGAGCTGGCTAGGCCTGTTCAAGGAGCTTTCTGAGGGAACACACAAGCCCTCCCCCTTTTATCACAAAAGAACACTACGGAAAACACGTGAGGAGTGTGAGCACGTTAGAGACAAATTCCTTCAAATGAG TTCACTGGAAGTTTCCGAGGAAGTGAGACAGTATCTCAAAACCCCAACATTTGACAACTG GCAGTGGGAGGATGCAGAGATTATGGTGCTGCTTCAGGTGATGTACACAGACCTGGACTTTATTGCCACCTTTAACATCGAGCCTGAGGTACTGCAACAGTTCCTGTACGAGGTGTACCGTCGCTATAACAACATCCCCTTCCACAACTTCAAACACTGCTTCTGTGTCACCCAAATG ATGTATGGACTGATTTGGCTGACAGACCTGAAGAGTAAGATTGACAGCATTGACCTCCTGACTATGTTGACCTCGGCAGTGTGCCATGACCTCGACCACACAGGCTACAACAACGCATACCAG ATAAATGCTCGGACTGAGTTGGCCCTGCGTTATAATGACATCTCTCCACTGGAGAACCACCACTGTGCCGTGGCCTTTGAGATCTTGGAGAAG ACAGAAAACAACATTTTCAGAAACCTGACCAACGAGCAGTACAAACGGATCAGGGAGGGTATAATCAA GTGCATCTTGGCCACAGACATGACGAGGCACAACGAGATTCTAAACAAGTTTAAGTCCATCCTGTCTGTCTTTGACTTTAGCATCAAGGACCACAGAGATGTG TTGATGATGATCATGATCAAAGTGAGCGACATCTCCAATGAGGCCCGGCCTATGGAGGTGGCTGAGCCCTGGTTAGACTGCCTTCTTCAGGAGTTTTACAATCAG agtGACATGGAAAAGCTGGAGGGTCTCCCTGTCACACCATTCATGGACAGGGAACAGGTGACCAAGCCATCCTCTCAGACAGGCTTCATTCGATttgtcctcttccctctcttcattGAATTGGCCAACCTCTTTCCCTGCCTGGAG CAACATATCATAGATCCGGTGCGGAAGGCCCTGGACTACTACACAGAAATGGAGAAAGCCCTGGAAAGGGAGAAGCTGAATAGAGCACAGAGTGACAAGGCAGCCAAGAGCAAGGAGTCACCCCTGAACCCATCAAACACAGCAGACAGCCAGGCAGACTCCAGGGATACCTCCAAACCAGCCACCCAGTGA
- the tsn gene encoding translin isoform X2, whose protein sequence is MSVTEMFSYIQGFLSADQDIREDIRKVVQGLEQTAREILTLLQSVHQTSGFKEIPSKCTKARELFCTVRTHISDLKTKFPVEQYYRFHEHWRFVLQRLVFLAAFVVYLETEVLVAREEVAQILGISSGGEQRDCRRLHPATPHLQLHQRAGLRLPPAQPEE, encoded by the exons ATGTCGGTAACAGAAATGTTCAGCTATATTCAGGGGTTCCTAAGTGCGGATCAAGATATCAGAGAG GATATCAGAAAGGTTGTGCAGGGCCTGGAGCAGACAGCGAGGGAAATCCTGACTCTTCTCCAAAGTGTCCACCAGACATCTGGATTCAAAGAGA TTCCTAGTAAGTGCACCAAGGCTCGGGAGTTGTTTTGCACTGTGAGGACACACATTTCAGACCTCAAAACTAAATTCCCTGTGGAGCAGTATTACAG ATTCCATGAGCATTGGCGGTTTGTGCTTCAGAGACTGGTCTTCCTGGCAGCCTTTGTGGTCTACTTGGAGACTGAGGTCCTGGTGGCCAGAGAAGAGGTGGCCCAAATATTAGGGA TCTCGTCTGGCGGTGAACAGCGTGACTGCAGGAGACTACACCCGGCCACTCCGCATCTCCAACTTCATCAACGAGCTGGACTCCGGCTTCCGCCTGCTCAACCTGAAGAATGA
- the tsn gene encoding translin isoform X1, which produces MSVTEMFSYIQGFLSADQDIREDIRKVVQGLEQTAREILTLLQSVHQTSGFKEIPSKCTKARELFCTVRTHISDLKTKFPVEQYYRFHEHWRFVLQRLVFLAAFVVYLETEVLVAREEVAQILGIEVVREKGFHLDVEDYLAGVLNMASELSRLAVNSVTAGDYTRPLRISNFINELDSGFRLLNLKNDPLRKRYDGLKYDVKKIEEVVYDLSIRGLATEPQEAGGDK; this is translated from the exons ATGTCGGTAACAGAAATGTTCAGCTATATTCAGGGGTTCCTAAGTGCGGATCAAGATATCAGAGAG GATATCAGAAAGGTTGTGCAGGGCCTGGAGCAGACAGCGAGGGAAATCCTGACTCTTCTCCAAAGTGTCCACCAGACATCTGGATTCAAAGAGA TTCCTAGTAAGTGCACCAAGGCTCGGGAGTTGTTTTGCACTGTGAGGACACACATTTCAGACCTCAAAACTAAATTCCCTGTGGAGCAGTATTACAG ATTCCATGAGCATTGGCGGTTTGTGCTTCAGAGACTGGTCTTCCTGGCAGCCTTTGTGGTCTACTTGGAGACTGAGGTCCTGGTGGCCAGAGAAGAGGTGGCCCAAATATTAGGGA TTGAAGTGGTCAGAGAAAAAGGATTCCACCTGGACGTGGAAGATTACCTTGCTGGTGTGCTGAACATGGCCAGCGAACTG TCTCGTCTGGCGGTGAACAGCGTGACTGCAGGAGACTACACCCGGCCACTCCGCATCTCCAACTTCATCAACGAGCTGGACTCCGGCTTCCGCCTGCTCAACCTGAAGAATGACCCCCTGCGCAAGCGCTACGACGGCCTGAAATATGACGTGAAGAAGATCGAGGAGGTGGTGTATGACCTGTCCATCCGTGGGTTGGCCACGGAACCgcaggaggctgggggagacaaGTAG